A DNA window from Candidatus Protochlamydia naegleriophila contains the following coding sequences:
- the ald gene encoding alanine dehydrogenase: MIIGIPKEIKNHEYRVGATPSMVRLLVDAGHQVFVQTHAGDKIGYTDAMFTAAGAKIAGTAEDIYDCEMIIKVKEPQPSEYSFLKEGQILFCYLHLAPDPEQTQQLINSKVVAIAYETVSDIHGRLPLLVPMSEIAGRIAIQVGATSLQLNHGGRGMLLGGVPGVAPAHVVVIGGGVVGTEAARMALGLGANVTILDRDLARLRHLDALYGPALKTLYSSPLAIEEAVTRADLVIGAVLIPGKTAPRLVTRKMIQKMSPGAVIVDVAIDQGGCMETSRPTTHADPTYTVDGIVHYCVTNMPGACARTSTQALTNATGEYALMIANKGWKKALLDHVGLRHGLNVCYGQVTNESVAHDLSYPYIPAESLLS, translated from the coding sequence ATGATTATTGGTATTCCCAAAGAGATTAAAAACCATGAATATCGCGTTGGGGCAACTCCCAGCATGGTGCGTTTATTAGTTGATGCGGGCCATCAAGTTTTTGTGCAAACGCATGCAGGTGATAAGATTGGCTATACTGATGCTATGTTTACAGCAGCTGGAGCAAAAATTGCCGGGACGGCAGAGGACATCTATGACTGTGAAATGATTATCAAAGTAAAAGAGCCGCAACCGAGTGAATATTCTTTTCTTAAAGAAGGACAGATTCTCTTTTGTTATTTGCATTTGGCACCCGATCCGGAGCAAACGCAGCAGCTCATAAATAGTAAAGTTGTGGCCATTGCCTATGAGACTGTGAGCGATATTCATGGGCGCCTACCGCTTTTAGTTCCCATGAGTGAAATTGCGGGTCGCATTGCCATTCAAGTGGGTGCAACGAGTTTGCAATTGAATCATGGCGGGCGCGGGATGCTATTAGGCGGCGTTCCAGGTGTTGCCCCTGCCCACGTTGTTGTCATTGGAGGGGGAGTTGTTGGAACAGAGGCTGCTCGCATGGCTCTCGGGCTTGGCGCCAATGTGACAATCTTGGATAGGGATCTCGCCCGCCTGCGCCATTTAGATGCATTATATGGACCGGCTTTAAAAACACTTTATTCTTCTCCTTTAGCCATTGAAGAAGCAGTTACGCGTGCGGATCTTGTCATTGGAGCCGTATTGATTCCTGGTAAGACAGCTCCAAGGCTTGTGACCAGGAAAATGATCCAGAAAATGTCTCCTGGTGCCGTCATTGTGGACGTGGCTATTGATCAAGGTGGATGCATGGAAACGTCCCGGCCAACCACTCATGCCGATCCAACTTATACGGTCGATGGAATTGTTCATTACTGTGTGACAAACATGCCTGGTGCATGCGCAAGAACGTCAACTCAAGCTTTGACGAATGCCACTGGTGAATATGCGTTGATGATTGCCAATAAGGGGTGGAAAAAGGCTTTATTAGACCATGTGGGCCTCCGCCACGGGCTAAATGTATGCTATGGTCAGGTCACTAACGAATCTGTGGCTCATGATTTGAGCTATCCCTATATTCCTGCAGAGAGTTTATTGTCGTAA
- a CDS encoding M18 family aminopeptidase, protein MEVQSMQLLQDLSSFLDKNPTAWHAVDDCARRLKDQGFIALKEAESWSLKAGQRYYIKHHQSSICAFILPAKSTKRVRLLASHTDSPSFKLKPQPEIRRHQAILFGIEVYGAPLLSSWLNRDLGLAGRVVYATKDKQLQERLVRLEKFPLVIPQLAIHLDREVNEKGLLLNKQEHLNALLALEQEIPAKSSYLEMLLRDELDFEQLLSFDLLLFPIEKARFIGYKQQLLSSYRIDSLASVHAALSALLDDPSPLEEDIKMVIFWDNEEVGSHTAQGAESPFFNQTLERLLLALGKSREDYFRVLSQSHCTSIDLAHALHPNYADKHDAQHHPILGKGVVVKTNAQQRYASDAYSSLPIYVLASKHHIPLQKFVSRNDMPCGSTIGPLQACISGIPTVDIGCGQLSMHSCRELMACQDHLHLFNLLKAVLQTNEWPQINRNQIE, encoded by the coding sequence ATGGAAGTCCAATCAATGCAACTTCTTCAAGATCTCTCCTCATTTTTAGATAAGAATCCGACAGCCTGGCATGCTGTAGATGATTGCGCCAGAAGGCTCAAGGATCAAGGATTTATAGCACTCAAAGAAGCAGAAAGCTGGTCTCTTAAAGCTGGTCAGCGCTACTACATTAAGCATCACCAATCTTCTATCTGTGCCTTCATTCTTCCAGCAAAGTCAACAAAACGCGTGCGCTTGCTAGCTTCTCACACTGATAGCCCAAGCTTTAAGCTTAAGCCTCAACCGGAAATACGGCGCCATCAAGCCATCTTATTCGGGATTGAAGTCTATGGGGCTCCCCTCTTAAGCTCATGGCTCAACCGCGATTTAGGTTTAGCAGGAAGGGTGGTCTATGCAACTAAAGATAAGCAACTGCAAGAAAGGCTCGTACGCCTGGAAAAATTTCCGCTTGTCATTCCGCAACTAGCCATTCATCTCGATCGAGAAGTCAATGAGAAGGGGTTATTATTAAATAAACAAGAGCATTTAAATGCTTTGCTAGCGCTTGAACAAGAGATTCCCGCTAAAAGCTCCTATTTGGAGATGCTCCTAAGAGATGAACTCGATTTCGAGCAGCTGCTCTCATTTGACCTATTGCTGTTTCCTATCGAAAAGGCCCGTTTCATCGGCTATAAACAACAACTTCTGTCTTCTTATAGAATTGACAGTTTAGCAAGCGTTCACGCTGCTCTCTCAGCCTTATTAGACGATCCTTCACCATTGGAAGAAGATATTAAAATGGTTATATTTTGGGATAATGAAGAAGTAGGCTCTCATACTGCCCAAGGGGCGGAATCCCCATTCTTTAATCAAACTCTTGAAAGGCTCCTGCTAGCCCTTGGGAAGTCAAGAGAAGATTACTTTAGAGTTCTCAGCCAGTCTCATTGCACATCGATCGACCTGGCACATGCTCTCCATCCAAATTATGCTGATAAACACGACGCACAACATCATCCCATACTGGGTAAAGGGGTTGTTGTCAAAACTAACGCTCAGCAACGCTATGCCTCAGATGCCTACTCAAGCCTACCCATTTACGTATTGGCATCCAAGCACCACATCCCTTTGCAAAAATTTGTCAGCCGCAATGATATGCCCTGCGGATCCACTATTGGACCCCTTCAAGCCTGTATTTCAGGCATTCCGACAGTTGACATTGGCTGCGGACAACTGTCGATGCATTCATGCCGCGAACTCATGGCCTGCCAAGATCACCTGCACCTATTTAATCTCTTAAAAGCTGTGTTACAAACGAATGAGTGGCCGCAAATCAATCGCAACCAAATCGAATGA
- the mnmH gene encoding tRNA 2-selenouridine(34) synthase MnmH, with protein sequence MTTPVQLTLKQFLLESSPILDVRSPLEYEQGHIPGSHSFPLFSDEERARVGTIYKKQSRQEAIEWGLNLAQAKIDHWMDHADQLLTERQVRVLCWRGGMRSGFLAHLLAQCRYQAATLQGGYKTFRRNILHSLNQLPAIPLIVLGGLTGSGKTAILQALRKMGEQVIDLESLANHRGSSFGGIGLSKQPSQEQFENRLAIDLECLNHARPIWIEDEGRLIGHCHIPTRLYQYMQQAPLFFLECSEEERLRQLMQLYGRATEEELKLATERITKRLGSQLTKEILAAFSAGERHYAFKKLLSYYDRAYRHQILKRPHVYSLEKSGQSAIEQAITLSAIATKKVNEWKSNQCNFFKISPHF encoded by the coding sequence ATGACTACACCTGTTCAACTAACGCTAAAGCAGTTTCTTCTCGAATCTTCTCCTATTTTAGATGTCCGCAGTCCGCTAGAATATGAACAGGGTCATATTCCTGGATCACATTCTTTCCCCTTATTTTCTGATGAAGAACGGGCGCGTGTTGGCACGATCTATAAAAAACAGAGTAGGCAAGAAGCCATTGAATGGGGTTTGAATTTAGCGCAAGCTAAGATCGATCACTGGATGGATCATGCAGATCAACTCCTAACAGAGCGCCAAGTTCGGGTGCTTTGCTGGAGAGGTGGCATGCGCAGCGGCTTTCTGGCTCATTTATTGGCTCAATGCAGATATCAGGCCGCCACTCTTCAAGGCGGTTACAAAACTTTCAGACGAAACATCTTGCACTCATTAAATCAATTGCCTGCTATCCCACTCATCGTTCTTGGAGGATTAACAGGCAGCGGCAAAACCGCCATCTTACAAGCCCTTAGAAAAATGGGCGAGCAAGTCATTGATTTAGAATCTCTTGCGAATCACAGAGGCAGCTCCTTTGGCGGTATTGGGCTATCCAAGCAACCTTCGCAAGAGCAATTTGAAAACAGACTCGCTATTGACTTGGAATGCTTAAATCATGCACGTCCCATTTGGATAGAAGACGAGGGACGCTTAATCGGCCACTGCCATATCCCCACTCGGCTTTATCAATACATGCAACAAGCTCCCCTTTTCTTTCTTGAATGCTCAGAAGAAGAGCGCTTAAGGCAATTAATGCAGCTCTATGGCCGCGCAACTGAAGAAGAGCTCAAGCTTGCAACCGAACGCATTACCAAACGATTAGGAAGCCAGCTCACCAAAGAGATTTTAGCTGCCTTTTCAGCTGGAGAGCGACATTACGCTTTCAAAAAACTTTTAAGCTATTATGACAGAGCATACCGCCATCAGATACTTAAGCGCCCGCATGTCTATTCTTTAGAAAAAAGTGGGCAATCAGCTATAGAACAAGCCATAACATTAAGCGCCATTGCAACCAAAAAGGTAAATGAATGGAAGTCCAATCAATGCAACTTCTTCAAGATCTCTCCTCATTTTTAG
- a CDS encoding autotransporter outer membrane beta-barrel domain-containing protein yields MRKWITFLMTLLVGSSISYANADSAQVTLEAGYRHDNINWKHKVPSCDPIFKRTTKFEDIDIFQVGLKGRSMLGCNFYVRGAASFGWILDGDFKQSVSTFFRPSFSDFGSLSQDFEFSAHHREVIDDKYVYDLNIAVGYPFYFCDCTLAVSPVIGYAVDAQHLCVEHEGFNFGSFSDGFFPESGSDCCCHKFTNRWYGPFIGVDFTYRPCGECWNLYAELEYHYARFKARFDHDDFSLFGDNHSHRSRHAHGWVFGLGADYDLSCDWTLGLSVKFQDWKAHRNHRNHCGDSLSSSGFFGSSNFGREKNEHKWHSYAINLTLGKHF; encoded by the coding sequence ATGCGAAAGTGGATAACCTTCTTAATGACGTTATTGGTGGGATCTTCTATATCTTACGCCAACGCCGACTCAGCACAAGTAACACTAGAAGCTGGCTACCGTCATGACAACATCAACTGGAAACACAAAGTTCCAAGTTGCGATCCTATCTTCAAGAGAACAACAAAGTTTGAAGACATTGATATCTTCCAAGTCGGTTTGAAAGGCAGATCAATGCTCGGCTGCAACTTCTACGTACGTGGAGCAGCTAGCTTCGGTTGGATTTTAGACGGTGATTTCAAGCAGAGCGTCTCTACATTCTTCAGACCTTCTTTCTCTGATTTCGGTAGCCTTTCTCAAGACTTTGAGTTTTCTGCACATCATAGAGAAGTTATTGATGACAAATATGTTTACGATCTAAACATTGCTGTTGGCTATCCTTTCTATTTCTGCGATTGCACTTTAGCTGTATCGCCTGTAATTGGTTATGCGGTTGATGCTCAGCATCTATGCGTTGAACATGAAGGCTTCAATTTTGGTTCTTTCTCTGATGGTTTCTTCCCAGAGTCTGGAAGCGATTGCTGCTGCCATAAGTTTACAAACCGTTGGTATGGTCCTTTCATCGGCGTTGATTTCACATACCGTCCATGTGGCGAATGCTGGAACCTCTATGCTGAATTAGAGTACCACTATGCTCGCTTCAAAGCTAGATTTGATCATGATGATTTCAGCTTATTCGGCGACAACCACAGCCATCGTTCACGCCATGCACATGGCTGGGTATTTGGCTTAGGTGCTGACTACGATTTATCTTGCGACTGGACACTTGGTCTTTCTGTGAAATTCCAAGACTGGAAAGCTCACAGAAATCACCGCAACCACTGTGGCGACAGCCTCAGCAGCAGCGGCTTCTTTGGTTCTAGCAACTTTGGAAGAGAGAAAAACGAGCACAAGTGGCATTCATATGCTATCAACTTGACACTCGGCAAACATTTCTAG
- the smc gene encoding chromosome segregation protein SMC: protein MRLKKLIAIGFKSFADKTVLHFDDGITCIVGPNGCGKSNIADAFRWVLGEQSAKSMRGHKMPDVIFAGTTHRKPLNFAEVSLTLTDVQGALPIEYDEITLTRRLHRSGESEYFINGNLVRLKDVQSLFLDSGVGRNAFSIFEQGKLDQVISYSPVERRHIFEEAAGILRFLQRKREALKRLEQSDLNLSRVKDIYQEVEKQIQTLQVQAEKALQFKENKAQLELLEKTSYLLRWNGLEQKKQDTDFKQRQQQELLDTQQHMLSLRQGESQEIKQVIQTSEKTLKIKQEELFKIRNEKELLVQENQSTQQRLEEIQQKERKIKRELEELALAKQSRVKTLQDIQTQQKKLEAEFQEIESKLTHQQDKVKFKEKEVVHLRQDLQAKHSSHVKCLQQESQFVSEMKQAEVRLENQEERKKQLKVRQDQILEEMKQISLTIQEKKKQLQQVSGLVDAHKDRLDQFEDEIKRMVVEQESKQKDLEGFRRKLLECKARQKVLIRMREDHEGFSSGSKRLLQETQNEHSPFFKKLRPLYEFLAPEPEAAEAIAVILRAYAQTLVVETQAILVEVIQFAEKEQLQDYSLICLETIQKWHAIQDKTDDVLSKVAFNPLTAHFLKNVKTFKSHQDALNHLQAGNEGWSLDKAFIDHQSVFFKVKPNENQVFLRESELKALEEEVAEKEEQVAVLEQKLVHLQQRKVQLQLERAELDKLLRRDEMKLVEVNFGLQRALGDQEKFKLEQGQIEQDAGALEKHIEQQKSVLKQLQDKHFVLRQELVQQQEQLAILQIELDKQEGALRIQLQDHKEKGEQYRLLSESKQQLLHQHSLLEAKEQDHDNQVQRLTDELIDAGELQGRLKQKGVQNHHLLESIEERLESSGEGYSQQELEHEQLKKSLEELEKKTLAQHSQVKKVEAELTQFKILEAQLHSAAQALIGELRERYDLTVPALVALDLPIDKTLEQTDKNIRLVKQVLQAAGDVNLSAIEDLERHKLRFGFLHQQVEDMQQSKEELLQIIDQLDGESRKLFKETFEAIRSNFKKNFQILFNGGEADLQFTETDNILEAGIEISAKPPGKQMRSISLLSGGEKCLTAVALLFAIFEVKPAPFCILDEIDAPLDDSNVERFVNVVKYFADRCQFLIITHNKRTMAIGDVLFGVSMEEKGVSKLLSLEFAHDANPEVALV, encoded by the coding sequence GTGCGTTTAAAGAAGCTCATTGCGATAGGATTTAAATCATTTGCCGACAAAACTGTTTTGCATTTTGACGATGGGATCACGTGCATTGTTGGACCAAATGGTTGCGGCAAGTCCAATATTGCGGATGCTTTCCGTTGGGTATTGGGCGAGCAATCAGCCAAGTCTATGCGTGGACACAAGATGCCTGACGTGATTTTTGCTGGCACGACGCATCGCAAACCGCTCAATTTTGCAGAGGTTTCTTTGACCCTGACCGATGTGCAAGGAGCCTTGCCAATCGAATACGATGAAATTACTCTAACGCGCCGCTTGCATCGAAGCGGGGAGTCAGAATACTTCATCAATGGCAATTTGGTTCGTCTAAAGGACGTTCAAAGCCTGTTTTTGGATTCTGGGGTGGGGCGAAACGCCTTTTCGATATTTGAGCAAGGCAAGCTAGATCAAGTGATCAGCTATTCTCCCGTTGAAAGGCGCCATATTTTTGAAGAAGCAGCTGGAATTTTGCGTTTTTTGCAGCGCAAGCGCGAAGCCTTGAAGCGTCTTGAACAATCGGATTTAAACTTATCGAGAGTCAAAGACATCTACCAAGAAGTTGAAAAGCAGATCCAAACTCTGCAGGTGCAAGCTGAAAAAGCCTTGCAATTCAAAGAGAATAAAGCGCAGCTCGAGTTGTTAGAAAAAACGAGTTATCTTTTGCGTTGGAATGGCCTTGAACAAAAAAAGCAAGACACAGATTTCAAGCAGCGTCAGCAACAGGAATTGCTAGACACTCAGCAGCACATGCTGTCTTTAAGGCAGGGCGAATCGCAAGAGATTAAGCAAGTCATTCAAACCAGTGAAAAAACGCTGAAGATTAAGCAAGAAGAGCTATTTAAGATTCGCAATGAAAAAGAATTACTCGTGCAGGAGAATCAATCGACACAGCAGCGTTTGGAAGAAATCCAGCAAAAAGAGAGAAAGATTAAGCGTGAGTTAGAAGAGCTGGCTTTAGCTAAGCAAAGCCGTGTTAAAACGTTGCAAGACATACAGACGCAGCAGAAAAAGCTCGAAGCAGAATTTCAGGAAATTGAATCTAAGCTTACTCATCAACAGGATAAAGTTAAGTTTAAAGAAAAAGAGGTCGTGCATTTACGCCAAGACTTGCAAGCCAAGCACAGCAGCCACGTCAAATGCTTGCAGCAAGAAAGTCAGTTTGTGAGCGAGATGAAGCAAGCTGAAGTGCGCTTGGAAAATCAGGAAGAGAGGAAAAAGCAGCTTAAAGTACGGCAAGATCAGATCTTAGAGGAAATGAAGCAAATTTCTTTGACGATTCAAGAAAAGAAGAAACAGCTTCAACAAGTTTCCGGATTGGTAGATGCGCATAAAGATCGCCTGGACCAATTTGAGGACGAGATCAAACGCATGGTTGTAGAGCAGGAGTCCAAGCAAAAAGATTTAGAAGGTTTTCGAAGAAAGCTGCTTGAATGCAAGGCAAGGCAAAAAGTCTTAATACGCATGAGAGAGGATCATGAAGGCTTTTCTTCTGGAAGTAAGAGACTGTTGCAGGAGACTCAAAATGAACATAGTCCATTTTTCAAAAAACTACGCCCATTGTATGAGTTTTTAGCACCCGAACCGGAAGCTGCTGAAGCCATTGCAGTGATTTTAAGAGCGTATGCCCAAACTTTGGTCGTTGAAACACAAGCTATTTTGGTAGAGGTCATTCAGTTTGCCGAAAAGGAACAGCTGCAGGATTATTCCTTAATTTGTTTAGAAACGATTCAAAAATGGCATGCCATTCAAGATAAGACCGATGATGTGCTCTCAAAGGTTGCCTTCAATCCATTAACTGCGCATTTTCTTAAGAATGTTAAAACCTTTAAATCCCATCAAGATGCTTTGAACCATTTGCAAGCCGGAAATGAGGGCTGGTCTTTGGATAAGGCATTTATCGATCATCAGAGCGTCTTTTTTAAGGTAAAGCCAAACGAAAATCAGGTTTTCTTAAGAGAGTCTGAATTGAAGGCCTTGGAAGAAGAGGTGGCCGAGAAAGAGGAACAAGTCGCAGTCCTCGAGCAAAAGCTTGTACATCTGCAGCAACGCAAGGTGCAGCTGCAGCTAGAACGAGCAGAATTGGATAAACTTTTAAGGCGGGATGAAATGAAGCTCGTCGAAGTCAATTTTGGCTTGCAGCGTGCTTTGGGCGATCAAGAAAAATTTAAATTAGAACAGGGACAAATCGAACAGGACGCTGGAGCCTTAGAAAAACACATTGAACAGCAAAAAAGTGTTCTCAAACAACTTCAAGACAAGCACTTTGTACTTAGACAGGAGCTTGTTCAGCAACAGGAACAGTTAGCCATCTTGCAAATTGAATTGGACAAGCAGGAGGGGGCTCTCCGTATTCAGCTTCAGGACCATAAAGAGAAAGGGGAGCAATACCGACTGCTTTCGGAAAGCAAACAGCAGCTGCTTCATCAGCATAGCTTGCTCGAGGCAAAAGAACAAGATCATGACAACCAGGTTCAGCGTTTGACAGATGAGCTTATTGATGCAGGCGAGCTACAGGGACGCTTGAAACAAAAAGGTGTTCAAAACCACCATCTTTTAGAATCTATTGAAGAGCGGCTTGAATCGTCCGGAGAAGGCTATAGCCAGCAAGAGTTGGAGCATGAACAGCTGAAAAAGTCTTTAGAAGAGCTTGAGAAGAAAACTCTGGCTCAGCACAGCCAGGTAAAAAAAGTCGAGGCGGAATTAACCCAGTTTAAGATTCTAGAAGCCCAGCTGCATTCAGCGGCTCAAGCTTTAATTGGCGAGTTACGAGAACGCTACGATTTGACAGTTCCGGCTCTTGTAGCGTTGGATCTTCCAATAGATAAAACGCTTGAGCAGACAGATAAGAATATTCGCTTGGTCAAGCAAGTCCTGCAAGCAGCGGGAGATGTCAATTTGAGCGCGATTGAAGACTTGGAAAGGCATAAGCTTCGCTTTGGATTCCTTCATCAGCAAGTTGAAGACATGCAGCAGTCCAAAGAAGAGTTGCTCCAAATTATTGATCAGCTTGATGGAGAGAGCCGCAAACTGTTTAAAGAGACCTTTGAAGCCATTCGCAGCAATTTTAAGAAGAATTTTCAAATTTTATTCAATGGCGGCGAGGCCGATCTGCAGTTCACTGAGACAGATAATATCCTGGAGGCTGGCATAGAAATTAGCGCGAAGCCGCCAGGTAAACAAATGCGCTCTATTAGTTTGTTGTCGGGTGGGGAAAAGTGCTTGACGGCAGTCGCCCTCCTGTTTGCCATTTTTGAAGTCAAGCCGGCACCGTTTTGCATTTTGGATGAAATTGATGCGCCTCTCGATGACTCTAACGTTGAGCGCTTTGTCAATGTCGTGAAATACTTTGCAGACCGTTGTCAATTCTTAATCATCACCCACAATAAGCGTACGATGGCAATTGGAGACGTTTTATTTGGCGTGTCGATGGAAGAGAAGGGCGTTTCCAAGCTTCTCTCTTTGGAGTTCGCTCACGATGCGAATCCGGAAGTTGCATTGGTATAA
- the serS gene encoding serine--tRNA ligase produces MIDIRLIRKDRATVEAKLKTKDPQIDLSNICDLDQRIREGKTQVEQLKAKRNDISQKIGEMKRSGQDTSELMNQVASFADEIHSLDHQTKEWEEQFLQELSRLPNLPMDDIKISEDPKENVVIKEVGQKPSFDFPFKNHVELNEKLNLFDFKRGAKISGTGWPVYRGMGARLEWALLQYMIETHIKNGFMQWMPPLLVRRDIMFGSGQLPKFDNQQFKIQDEDYHLYLIPTAEVPLNGLHIDEIIPQEELTLKYMAYTPCFRREAGAAGSQERGLIRMHQFNKVEMFCFSKPEESNQVFDQMMESAEEILQGLELHYRNALLVTGDMSFAAARTVDIEVWLPGQNRYYEVSSVSNCTDYQARRSNIRFRREDGKLDFVHTLNGSGLATSRLMVALLENNQQPDGSVRIPSVLQRYLNGQTTLIPS; encoded by the coding sequence ATGATTGATATCCGTTTAATTCGCAAGGATCGTGCGACAGTCGAAGCCAAACTAAAAACCAAGGATCCGCAAATCGACCTCTCCAATATTTGTGATTTGGATCAACGCATTCGTGAAGGTAAGACTCAAGTTGAACAACTCAAAGCCAAACGCAATGACATTTCTCAGAAGATCGGAGAAATGAAACGGTCGGGACAAGACACGTCCGAACTCATGAATCAAGTCGCAAGCTTCGCAGACGAAATCCATTCCTTGGATCATCAAACCAAAGAATGGGAAGAACAATTCCTGCAGGAATTGTCCCGTTTGCCTAACCTTCCCATGGACGACATTAAAATTTCTGAAGATCCGAAAGAAAACGTTGTGATCAAAGAAGTTGGCCAAAAGCCCTCTTTTGATTTCCCCTTTAAAAACCACGTCGAATTAAACGAAAAGCTCAATCTCTTTGACTTCAAGCGCGGGGCAAAAATTTCGGGAACAGGCTGGCCAGTCTACCGAGGAATGGGTGCTCGCCTAGAATGGGCGCTGTTGCAGTACATGATTGAGACGCATATCAAGAATGGCTTCATGCAATGGATGCCTCCTCTCTTGGTTCGCCGCGACATCATGTTTGGCTCAGGCCAATTGCCAAAATTTGATAATCAGCAGTTTAAGATTCAAGACGAAGACTACCATCTCTATCTAATCCCAACGGCTGAAGTCCCCCTAAACGGATTGCATATCGATGAAATTATTCCTCAAGAAGAGCTGACCTTGAAATATATGGCCTATACTCCTTGTTTCCGTCGCGAAGCAGGAGCGGCTGGTTCTCAAGAAAGAGGCTTGATCCGCATGCACCAGTTTAATAAAGTCGAAATGTTCTGCTTCTCTAAGCCGGAGGAGAGCAATCAGGTATTCGATCAGATGATGGAGAGTGCAGAAGAAATCCTGCAAGGATTAGAGCTTCACTATCGCAATGCTCTTCTTGTAACTGGAGACATGTCTTTTGCCGCTGCGCGTACTGTCGATATCGAGGTCTGGCTGCCGGGACAAAACCGCTACTATGAAGTCTCCTCTGTATCCAATTGCACAGACTACCAAGCTCGCCGCTCTAATATCCGCTTCAGACGCGAAGATGGAAAACTGGATTTTGTTCACACCCTAAACGGTTCAGGATTGGCAACTTCTCGCCTCATGGTGGCATTACTGGAGAACAATCAACAACCAGACGGATCGGTACGCATTCCTTCTGTCCTTCAACGCTATTTGAATGGCCAAACGACTTTAATACCATCCTGA